Proteins encoded by one window of Candidatus Bathyanammoxibius amoris:
- the mdh gene encoding malate dehydrogenase, producing the protein MRRKITIVGAGNVGGTAAQRLAEKEAGDIVLVDLVEGVPQGKSLDILESGPICGFNANVTGTNGYDETEGSDICVITAGKARRPGMSRSDLLENNVKVVKSVVEELVKRSPDTILLLVTNPLDAIVHTAYRVSGLPKERVIGMAGVLDTARFATFVAMELGVSVENVQATIVGGHSDPLPLARYTTVAGVPVNELLPKERVDALVERTVRGGAEIVNFLKTGSAFYAPSAAITEMVMAILNDKKKILPSTVLCQGEYGLKDVFIGVPAKLGSKGVEGIIELKLTAEESSLLHKSAQGVTAECAEVDRLIA; encoded by the coding sequence ATGAGAAGAAAGATAACCATAGTCGGGGCGGGAAACGTGGGCGGGACCGCTGCCCAGAGACTTGCCGAGAAGGAGGCCGGTGACATAGTACTGGTTGATTTAGTAGAGGGTGTGCCTCAGGGTAAATCCCTGGACATCCTTGAGTCCGGGCCGATATGCGGGTTTAACGCCAACGTTACAGGCACGAACGGCTACGATGAGACAGAGGGTTCGGACATATGCGTCATTACCGCAGGCAAGGCCAGAAGGCCCGGCATGAGCAGGTCTGACCTCCTTGAGAATAACGTAAAGGTGGTAAAGTCCGTTGTTGAAGAGCTGGTAAAGAGGTCCCCGGACACAATACTCCTCTTGGTAACCAATCCCCTCGACGCAATAGTGCACACCGCTTACAGGGTGAGTGGACTGCCAAAAGAAAGGGTAATAGGGATGGCGGGCGTGCTTGACACGGCCAGATTTGCCACGTTTGTGGCCATGGAACTTGGCGTTTCAGTTGAAAACGTACAGGCGACAATCGTGGGCGGACACAGTGACCCCTTACCCCTGGCCAGATATACGACTGTGGCCGGTGTGCCTGTCAATGAACTCCTGCCTAAAGAAAGAGTTGACGCGTTGGTAGAGCGGACGGTCAGGGGTGGTGCGGAGATAGTGAATTTTCTCAAGACGGGTAGCGCGTTCTATGCGCCGTCCGCCGCCATAACAGAGATGGTAATGGCGATACTGAATGACAAGAAGAAGATACTCCCCTCCACCGTGCTCTGTCAGGGTGAGTATGGGCTGAAAGACGTGTTTATCGGTGTCCCCGCAAAGCTTGGTTCAAAGGGTGTGGAAGGTATTATCGAGCTGAAACTTACGGCGGAAGAGAGCAGTTTATTACACAAGTCGGCCCAGGGCGTGACGGCCGAGTGTGCAGAGGTTGACAGGCTCATAGCATAG